The following coding sequences are from one Treponema parvum window:
- a CDS encoding TRAP transporter permease, whose translation MPKSTEAAVAQRLLEDKDTDSRTRVYTGPTEKIITVLLCVWAVFQLYFNTVGVMSAVNLRAFHSVFLLLFAFLLYPATKKENRKRRFPPVVDFFLIAFALFTFGYFILHYTAVARGGGRVTPFQIAVAAIALAVVFEAARRTSGNLAFLAALFLAYNFFGKYIPGQLGHNGFTIKRVLVTQFWGTQGILGVGVGVSATYIFLFVVFGSFLKHSGFSKFINDFSLTLVGRTPGGPAKVAVLASALMGMINGSAVANVATTGTITIPLMKRTGYKKEFAAAVEATASTGGQFCPPIMGAVGFVMAEFLNISYTAVMLAAIVPAFLYYLGILLAVHFEAKRMGLPGLSKENIPDALKVLKEQGHLVLPLVLLIAMMAKGFTPLLSAVASIFAAVGASWLRKDTRMTPDKIIAACAEGTKGAVGVGVSCIIIGVIIGTVTLTSLGLNMGYVILNVVPNKSIYLTGLLVMVMSTILGMGVPGVAAYVIVQAVAVPVLIKTGVIPIAAHLFCLIYACLSNITPPVAISCYVAAGIADSDQLKTGLLAVRIGLVGFLIPFFFLANPVLLIGSGSAPLAMSLWSMFTASVGTVTLVAGLEGWLLRRATLPGRAALIAIAPLLLYAGVVSDAIGFALLAAVCVYQYAKNRVQAKKISDSEKRT comes from the coding sequence ATGCCGAAATCGACCGAGGCTGCCGTCGCGCAGCGATTGCTTGAAGACAAGGACACCGACTCCCGCACCAGAGTATATACCGGTCCGACGGAAAAAATCATTACGGTTTTGCTCTGCGTTTGGGCTGTCTTTCAGCTGTATTTCAATACCGTCGGGGTTATGAGCGCCGTAAACCTGCGCGCGTTTCACAGCGTCTTTTTGCTTTTGTTCGCTTTTTTATTGTATCCTGCGACGAAAAAAGAAAACAGAAAGCGCCGCTTTCCACCCGTTGTCGATTTTTTTCTCATCGCGTTTGCTCTTTTTACGTTCGGCTATTTTATACTTCACTATACGGCGGTCGCTCGGGGCGGCGGCCGCGTTACGCCTTTTCAAATCGCAGTTGCGGCGATTGCGCTTGCCGTCGTTTTTGAAGCGGCCCGCCGCACATCGGGAAACCTTGCTTTTCTTGCGGCGCTCTTCCTTGCGTATAATTTTTTCGGAAAATATATTCCGGGACAGCTCGGACACAACGGCTTTACGATAAAGCGAGTCCTTGTCACGCAGTTTTGGGGTACGCAGGGAATTTTGGGCGTCGGCGTCGGAGTGTCGGCGACGTATATCTTTTTGTTCGTCGTTTTCGGCTCTTTTTTAAAGCACAGCGGTTTTTCAAAGTTTATCAACGATTTTTCTCTGACGCTTGTCGGGCGCACGCCGGGAGGACCTGCAAAGGTCGCCGTCTTAGCATCCGCCCTCATGGGCATGATAAACGGATCGGCCGTCGCAAATGTCGCGACGACCGGTACGATCACGATCCCGCTTATGAAGCGGACAGGATACAAAAAAGAATTCGCCGCGGCGGTCGAAGCGACGGCGAGTACCGGCGGTCAATTTTGTCCCCCGATAATGGGCGCCGTCGGTTTTGTCATGGCCGAGTTTTTGAACATAAGCTATACTGCCGTCATGCTCGCAGCGATAGTGCCGGCGTTTTTGTATTATTTGGGAATTCTGCTTGCCGTCCACTTTGAAGCTAAGCGCATGGGGCTTCCCGGCCTTTCTAAAGAGAACATCCCTGATGCTTTGAAAGTGCTGAAAGAGCAGGGACATCTTGTGCTCCCGCTCGTGCTGCTTATCGCTATGATGGCGAAAGGATTTACTCCTCTTCTTTCTGCGGTTGCTTCTATTTTTGCCGCCGTCGGCGCGAGCTGGCTCCGAAAAGACACTCGCATGACACCGGATAAGATAATCGCCGCCTGTGCGGAAGGCACGAAGGGTGCCGTCGGGGTGGGTGTGTCGTGCATTATCATAGGCGTCATCATCGGAACCGTGACGCTGACGAGCCTCGGCCTAAACATGGGCTACGTGATTTTAAACGTCGTGCCGAACAAGAGCATCTATTTAACGGGACTCCTTGTCATGGTTATGTCGACGATATTGGGAATGGGTGTTCCGGGCGTGGCGGCCTACGTCATCGTGCAGGCTGTCGCCGTTCCCGTTTTAATAAAAACAGGCGTGATTCCGATAGCAGCGCACTTGTTCTGCCTCATCTACGCATGCCTTTCGAATATCACGCCGCCGGTCGCGATCAGCTGCTACGTTGCAGCCGGCATTGCGGACTCGGATCAGCTTAAAACGGGACTGCTTGCCGTGCGGATAGGGCTCGTCGGATTTTTGATTCCGTTTTTCTTTTTGGCAAATCCGGTACTGCTCATCGGAAGCGGAAGCGCTCCTCTCGCGATGAGCCTCTGGTCGATGTTTACGGCATCGGTCGGCACGGTGACGCTTGTCGCAGGTCTTGAAGGATGGCTTTTGCGCCGTGCAACCCTTCCGGGACGGGCGGCTCTCATCGCAATTGCGCCTCTTTTGCTCTATGCGGGCGTAGTCTCCGATGCGATCGGTTTTGCGCTCCTTGCAGCGGTGTGCGTTTATCAATACGCAAAAAACCGAGTGCAGGCGAAAAAGATTTCCGATTCGGAAAAGCGCACATAA
- a CDS encoding type II toxin-antitoxin system VapB family antitoxin gives MATNLAISEALLETAYKIGGYNSKKETVNTALKEFIQRRQSEELIQMFGQIEYDSDYDYKKMRSR, from the coding sequence ATGGCTACGAATCTTGCAATAAGCGAAGCGCTTCTCGAAACGGCCTATAAAATAGGCGGTTATAATTCAAAAAAAGAAACTGTGAATACAGCCTTAAAGGAATTTATCCAAAGGCGGCAATCAGAAGAACTGATCCAAATGTTCGGTCAGATAGAATATGATTCGGACTATGATTACAAAAAAATGAGAAGCAGATGA
- the vapC gene encoding PIN domain-containing protein: MNFILVDTSVWSLILRKRELCQKEKKLESYLINLIRKRRVIMIGPIRQEILSGISDLNTYTTLRQKLETFSDFEITTRDYETAAEYFNLCRKHGIQGSHIDYLICSVAANNNFSILSLDKDFCNYKKYIDIDIIDENEWNMQTAETR, translated from the coding sequence ATGAATTTTATACTTGTAGATACATCTGTGTGGTCATTGATTCTCAGGAAAAGAGAGCTTTGTCAAAAAGAAAAAAAACTTGAGTCATATTTGATAAATCTGATACGGAAGAGACGTGTGATAATGATTGGTCCGATACGTCAAGAAATTTTAAGTGGTATTTCTGATTTGAATACGTATACAACCCTAAGGCAGAAGCTTGAAACATTTTCAGACTTTGAAATAACGACAAGAGATTATGAAACAGCCGCTGAATATTTTAATCTTTGTCGAAAGCATGGGATACAAGGTTCTCATATTGATTATTTAATTTGCAGTGTAGCGGCGAATAACAACTTTTCTATACTTTCCTTAGACAAGGATTTTTGTAATTATAAAAAATATATAGATATAGATATTATTGATGAAAATGAATGGAATATGCAAACGGCCGAGACTCGATGA
- a CDS encoding DUF3261 domain-containing protein — MIFLLVSCATTQKNINADRSIKVNVSYFKNVPLLPTENLFRPVHDVYELNVNLKEKRHSYIISLKADKTLVHIMFLNKEKGAMPEIRYDDKGIKLSDIDFPAGITSQEIIAQFQWCFYKVGDVAKVFSENGLRLAIETEHTSNKEIRRIYDKEKCIIEISNSPSLIRFIDHKKRHSYVLIPIR, encoded by the coding sequence ATGATCTTTTTATTGGTTTCGTGTGCGACTACGCAAAAAAACATAAACGCCGATCGGTCGATTAAGGTGAATGTGTCGTATTTTAAAAACGTACCGCTATTACCGACGGAAAATTTATTCCGCCCGGTTCACGACGTATATGAGCTGAACGTAAACCTAAAAGAAAAAAGACATTCTTACATTATTTCCTTAAAAGCAGATAAGACTCTCGTCCATATAATGTTTTTAAACAAGGAAAAGGGTGCGATGCCTGAAATAAGATACGATGATAAGGGAATAAAGCTTTCAGATATTGATTTTCCGGCGGGAATTACAAGCCAAGAAATCATCGCTCAATTTCAGTGGTGTTTTTACAAAGTGGGCGATGTTGCTAAAGTCTTTTCCGAAAACGGCTTACGCTTGGCTATAGAGACGGAGCATACTTCCAATAAAGAGATAAGACGCATATATGACAAAGAAAAATGCATTATTGAAATTTCAAACAGTCCGTCGCTTATTCGGTTTATCGATCATAAAAAGCGTCATTCTTACGTATTGATACCTATAAGGTGA
- a CDS encoding AMP-dependent synthetase/ligase encodes MEQTLVKMIRNTVRLYPEVPVQYSRNLSGNFEPVTYKDLFEKAMNFAGALLSLGSKRGDRIGIISDNRKEWQLCDIGIMAIGAIDVPRGCDATIKDLEYILSFTECSIVIAENQAQIKKILSIKANLPNLQKLICFERVPEAEISEAQKGNIEILNFESVLSEGKIFCQNNENLIETEIEKGVWDETVSIIFTSGTTGTPKGVMLSNGNFLAQLDELPERIYLNPGDRALCVLPIWHAFQRLCEYVVFIQAAAICYSKPLGSILIEDFKKLNPHIMPAVPRIFEAVYEGITRKMRKTGGFVYVLFKFFTAVAVIHSRIDRKLFRKTARFTKDNLGFWWAVLVLPWLILYPVKLLGAGLIFSKIKAMLGKNFRAGVAGGAAYPVAVDEFFWAIGVNIVEGYGLTETAPVVAVRPMADPVFRTIGRAIRGVQVRIVDPNGMILGRCQKGVLQVKGKTVMKGYYKRGDLTEKVISKDGWLDTGDIAIFTLDDEIQLRGRMKDTIVLRGGENIEPLPIEMKLTESRFITSAVVVGQDQRFLAALIVPNKTELKEWTEENGIQYDTFENFMNSEEVKKLFETEIANAINAQNGFRLFEKVNKFTLLNKEFEVGVELSAKQEIMRYRLNEIYAKEINAMFK; translated from the coding sequence ATGGAACAGACACTGGTCAAGATGATCCGCAATACGGTGCGCTTATATCCTGAAGTGCCGGTACAATATTCGCGCAATTTGTCCGGGAATTTTGAGCCTGTTACATATAAAGACCTTTTTGAAAAGGCGATGAATTTTGCCGGAGCCCTTTTGTCTTTGGGATCTAAAAGAGGCGACCGTATAGGAATAATTTCCGACAACCGCAAAGAATGGCAGCTGTGCGACATCGGTATAATGGCGATCGGCGCGATCGACGTTCCGCGCGGCTGCGACGCCACTATTAAAGATCTGGAATATATACTTTCTTTTACCGAATGCAGCATAGTTATAGCTGAAAATCAGGCTCAAATAAAAAAGATTCTTTCCATAAAAGCGAATTTGCCGAACCTTCAAAAACTTATTTGTTTCGAACGCGTTCCCGAAGCTGAAATTTCGGAAGCGCAAAAAGGCAACATCGAAATTCTGAATTTTGAAAGCGTTTTAAGCGAGGGAAAGATTTTTTGCCAAAACAATGAGAATTTGATTGAGACGGAAATAGAAAAAGGCGTTTGGGACGAGACGGTTTCCATCATCTTTACTTCAGGAACGACGGGTACGCCCAAGGGCGTAATGCTTTCCAACGGGAATTTTTTGGCACAGCTTGACGAACTTCCCGAAAGAATTTATTTGAATCCGGGCGACCGCGCTCTATGCGTGCTTCCGATATGGCACGCGTTTCAGCGCCTTTGCGAATATGTGGTTTTTATTCAGGCGGCCGCTATATGCTATTCAAAACCGCTGGGAAGCATTCTTATTGAAGATTTTAAAAAGCTCAATCCTCACATCATGCCTGCCGTTCCGCGCATATTTGAAGCCGTTTACGAAGGAATCACAAGGAAGATGCGCAAAACAGGCGGATTTGTGTACGTTCTTTTTAAATTTTTTACGGCAGTCGCCGTCATTCACAGCCGCATTGACAGGAAACTTTTTCGTAAGACTGCCCGCTTTACAAAAGACAACTTAGGTTTTTGGTGGGCGGTTTTGGTTTTGCCGTGGCTTATTTTGTATCCCGTAAAGCTTCTGGGAGCCGGGCTTATATTTTCAAAAATCAAAGCCATGCTCGGTAAAAATTTTCGTGCGGGGGTTGCAGGCGGCGCCGCTTATCCCGTTGCCGTAGATGAGTTCTTTTGGGCTATAGGAGTAAACATAGTTGAAGGCTACGGTCTTACGGAAACGGCTCCCGTTGTGGCGGTCAGACCCATGGCGGATCCTGTTTTTAGGACGATAGGGCGCGCAATACGCGGGGTTCAAGTGCGCATTGTCGATCCGAACGGAATGATTTTGGGGCGCTGCCAAAAAGGCGTTCTTCAAGTGAAGGGCAAGACCGTGATGAAAGGCTATTATAAACGCGGCGATCTGACTGAAAAGGTGATCTCGAAAGACGGTTGGCTTGACACCGGCGACATAGCGATATTTACGCTCGACGATGAAATTCAGCTTCGCGGACGTATGAAAGATACAATCGTTTTGCGCGGCGGCGAAAATATAGAACCGCTGCCTATTGAGATGAAATTAACGGAATCACGCTTTATAACTTCTGCCGTTGTCGTAGGGCAAGATCAGCGTTTTCTTGCGGCTCTTATTGTTCCTAATAAAACGGAATTAAAAGAGTGGACGGAGGAGAACGGAATACAGTACGATACTTTCGAGAATTTTATGAATTCCGAAGAAGTTAAAAAACTTTTTGAAACGGAAATAGCCAATGCGATAAACGCTCAGAACGGTTTTAGGCTGTTTGAAAAAGTAAACAAATTCACACTTTTAAATAAGGAATTTGAAGTCGGCGTAGAATTATCCGCCAAACAGGAAATCATGCGTTACAGACTTAATGAAATTTATGCAAAAGAAATCAACGCGATGTTTAAATAA
- a CDS encoding phosphomannomutase/phosphoglucomutase gives MPDPKLMKLQNGSDIRGIALEGVSGEDINLTDDICNKIGQAFVLWLSQKTGKKAGDLKIGVGRDSRISGPKLEDAVIEGINFKSALSVHCGLATTPAMFMSLIFDRTRFDGAVMITASHLPFNRNGLKFFDADGGLDRGDITEILSLASSCEPGRPGVLKCKSFDLLSLYSEHLKNAIKSAINCKNEKPLSGLKIVIDAGNGAGGFFAEKILKPLGADTTGSQFLEPDGNFPNHIPNPENPEAMDAIRSAVIKNRADLGLIFDTDVDRMSAVLSDGTEVNRDAIIAITAAILAPEYPGSTIVTDSVTSDRLTYFLEDVLKLKHLRYMRGYKNVINKCKELNKKGIVSPLAMETSGHGALKENYYLDDGAFLAVKLVIALANAKQNGKELSFLIEKLPSPVEAKEYRFKILTEDFKTYGNRVLDQFKKNAAEAGYKLPESFEGIRISFNDDKIQGWALLRLSLHDPVMPLNIEGARKGDLNRIKEVVKDLTAGFDKLDLSGLEN, from the coding sequence ATGCCGGATCCTAAACTGATGAAACTTCAAAACGGAAGCGATATTCGCGGGATCGCCCTTGAAGGTGTTTCCGGAGAAGATATAAATCTTACGGACGATATTTGCAATAAAATAGGGCAGGCTTTTGTCCTATGGCTTTCGCAAAAAACCGGAAAAAAAGCCGGCGATCTAAAAATAGGTGTAGGCCGCGATTCAAGGATCTCGGGGCCGAAACTTGAAGACGCCGTTATCGAAGGAATAAATTTCAAAAGCGCTTTGTCCGTGCACTGCGGACTTGCAACAACACCGGCAATGTTCATGTCCCTCATATTCGACCGAACGCGCTTTGACGGAGCCGTAATGATAACCGCAAGCCATTTGCCGTTTAACAGAAACGGTCTGAAATTTTTTGACGCGGACGGAGGGCTCGATCGCGGCGATATAACCGAAATCCTTTCGCTCGCATCATCCTGTGAGCCCGGGCGGCCGGGCGTTTTAAAATGTAAATCCTTTGACCTCTTAAGCCTTTATTCGGAACACCTTAAAAACGCGATAAAATCGGCAATAAATTGTAAAAATGAAAAGCCGCTTTCCGGCCTTAAAATAGTAATAGATGCGGGAAACGGAGCGGGAGGCTTTTTTGCCGAAAAAATTCTAAAGCCGCTGGGCGCCGATACTACAGGCAGTCAATTCCTTGAGCCGGACGGAAATTTTCCGAACCATATTCCCAATCCTGAAAACCCTGAGGCGATGGACGCCATAAGATCCGCCGTCATAAAAAACCGCGCCGATCTGGGACTGATTTTCGATACCGATGTCGACAGAATGTCAGCCGTCCTTTCCGACGGAACGGAAGTAAACCGCGACGCGATAATCGCAATTACGGCGGCGATTTTAGCCCCGGAATATCCCGGAAGTACTATAGTAACCGACTCGGTCACCTCAGACCGGCTCACTTATTTTTTAGAGGACGTGCTGAAATTGAAACATCTGCGCTATATGAGAGGCTACAAAAACGTCATAAACAAATGCAAAGAACTCAATAAAAAAGGCATTGTTTCTCCTCTTGCAATGGAAACGTCGGGGCACGGCGCTTTAAAAGAAAATTATTATTTGGACGACGGCGCTTTTTTAGCGGTTAAGCTTGTAATCGCCTTGGCGAATGCAAAGCAAAACGGGAAAGAACTTTCTTTTTTGATCGAAAAACTTCCCTCCCCCGTCGAAGCAAAAGAATACCGCTTTAAAATTCTCACGGAAGATTTTAAAACATACGGAAACCGCGTCTTGGATCAATTCAAAAAAAACGCAGCCGAAGCCGGTTACAAATTGCCCGAATCTTTCGAAGGCATCCGAATTTCGTTCAATGACGATAAAATTCAAGGCTGGGCGCTTTTAAGGCTTTCTCTGCACGATCCTGTAATGCCGCTTAATATCGAAGGCGCAAGAAAAGGCGATCTAAACAGAATAAAAGAAGTCGTAAAAGACCTTACGGCCGGTTTTGATAAACTGGATCTGTCGGGTTTGGAAAATTAA
- a CDS encoding mechanosensitive ion channel family protein, which yields MNEEIDVETAQAAAQSIAANNFDPTKIITHHTEPIVNAIKQYLNVPFLMKLAGTVIMLLIIYIIYRICRSMILRLPENKLKAQHSMMIQKTLKYIYYVCAAMYVLGLFGIKFSAIWGAAGVAGVAIGFAAQTSVSNIISGLFVLSEKAMKIGDLVTIDGVTGVVDSTDLLSVKIHTLDNQLVRVPNSTIINKNFLNTSYFPQRRMTIGVSVSYDTDMTLALETLKKAPAFCPTVLREPEPAAWFDKFGEKGIDLVLAVWFKSEDFLQTKNSAFIAIKKVYDEAGIEIPYYKLNVKMLSGGTE from the coding sequence ATGAACGAAGAGATCGACGTTGAAACTGCACAGGCTGCTGCGCAGAGCATAGCGGCAAATAATTTCGATCCCACAAAGATAATAACGCATCATACGGAACCTATCGTCAACGCGATAAAGCAGTATTTGAACGTTCCATTTTTGATGAAATTGGCGGGAACTGTAATTATGCTGCTGATAATCTATATAATCTATCGTATTTGCCGTTCTATGATTCTTCGCTTGCCGGAAAACAAGCTTAAAGCGCAGCATTCGATGATGATCCAAAAGACGCTAAAGTATATTTATTACGTTTGCGCGGCTATGTATGTGCTGGGTCTATTCGGTATAAAATTTTCGGCCATTTGGGGAGCTGCCGGCGTTGCGGGCGTCGCCATAGGATTTGCGGCTCAAACGTCCGTAAGCAATATAATAAGCGGGTTGTTCGTTTTGAGTGAGAAGGCCATGAAGATCGGCGACTTGGTTACGATAGACGGTGTTACCGGAGTCGTAGACTCTACGGATTTACTTTCCGTTAAAATACATACTTTGGACAACCAGCTTGTGCGCGTGCCTAATTCCACGATCATAAATAAAAATTTTTTGAATACGTCTTATTTTCCTCAAAGGCGCATGACGATAGGCGTTTCGGTCAGTTACGACACGGACATGACGCTTGCGCTTGAAACTTTGAAAAAGGCGCCGGCTTTTTGCCCTACCGTTCTACGCGAGCCCGAACCGGCTGCGTGGTTTGACAAATTCGGTGAAAAAGGGATAGATCTTGTTCTTGCAGTCTGGTTTAAAAGCGAGGATTTTTTACAAACAAAAAACTCCGCTTTTATCGCCATAAAAAAAGTGTATGACGAGGCCGGTATAGAAATCCCGTATTATAAGCTGAACGTTAAAATGCTGTCCGGCGGAACGGAATAA
- the nth gene encoding endonuclease III, giving the protein MILLSPEEIDEVFARFERQNPSPKSELKWKNPYTMLVSTVLSAQATDKSVNKATEPLYQIADTPEKMLALGEERLIPYIKTIGLYRNKAKNIIRLSRMLIDNFGGKVPETREEIQKLPGAGRKTANVVLNVVFGQPTMPVDTHLLRICPKIGLAEGDTPVEVEESLVSRIPAKYMQNAHHWLILHGRYVCTARKPDCENCIISDICKHNIKEGG; this is encoded by the coding sequence ATGATTTTGCTTTCGCCTGAGGAAATAGACGAAGTTTTTGCGCGCTTCGAGCGGCAAAATCCCAGTCCCAAATCGGAACTTAAATGGAAAAATCCGTACACTATGCTGGTTTCTACGGTTCTTTCCGCTCAGGCGACCGATAAAAGCGTTAATAAGGCAACGGAGCCTTTATACCAAATTGCCGACACGCCTGAAAAAATGCTTGCCCTCGGAGAAGAGAGGTTAATACCTTACATAAAAACCATAGGTCTTTACAGGAACAAGGCAAAAAATATTATACGCCTTAGCAGGATGCTCATCGACAATTTCGGCGGAAAGGTTCCCGAAACGCGGGAAGAAATACAAAAACTTCCCGGAGCGGGCAGAAAGACAGCGAACGTGGTTTTAAATGTGGTTTTCGGGCAGCCGACTATGCCGGTAGACACGCATTTGCTTCGCATCTGCCCCAAAATCGGACTGGCGGAAGGCGACACGCCCGTTGAAGTTGAAGAGAGCCTTGTTTCGCGTATTCCCGCAAAGTATATGCAAAACGCGCACCATTGGCTTATATTGCACGGGCGCTATGTGTGTACGGCGCGTAAACCCGATTGCGAAAATTGTATTATTTCGGATATATGTAAACATAATATTAAAGAAGGCGGTTAA
- the metK gene encoding methionine adenosyltransferase, whose translation MKKEKYLFTSESVGEGHPDKLCDQVSDAILDACLKDDPESHVACETFASTGLVLVGGEITTSTYVDVQSVVRDIAQMIGYTDADYGLDCNSMAVMNAIHAQSPDINQGVVGKGLNEYAGQQGAGDQGIMFGFACDETPELMPAPIMYAHTLLRRAAKLRKDKILDWLRPDSKSQVTVEYEGYRPVRIDTVVISHQHSPDVPYDVIKDSVIKNIIEPVLEPTGLLDKNTKYFVNPTGRFVVGGPSGDTGLTGRKIIVDTYGGMGRHGGGAFSGKDPSKVDRSASYMARYIAKNIVAAELASRCEVQLAYAIGVPFPVSIMIDTFDTGKVPNHIISAAVKKLFDCSPAGIIKTLDLKKPIYLPTAAYGHFGRKEFSWERTDKAEALKKAVGEAL comes from the coding sequence ATGAAAAAAGAGAAATATTTGTTTACTTCCGAATCGGTCGGTGAAGGACACCCGGATAAACTGTGTGATCAGGTTTCCGACGCTATATTGGACGCTTGTTTAAAAGACGATCCTGAAAGCCATGTCGCTTGTGAAACATTCGCTTCAACAGGGCTCGTATTGGTAGGCGGCGAAATTACTACGTCAACATATGTTGACGTTCAAAGCGTCGTCAGGGATATAGCTCAAATGATCGGCTATACGGACGCGGATTACGGACTTGACTGCAATTCCATGGCCGTCATGAACGCCATACACGCCCAGTCTCCGGATATAAACCAGGGCGTCGTGGGTAAGGGGCTTAACGAATATGCGGGACAGCAGGGAGCCGGAGACCAGGGAATTATGTTCGGTTTTGCCTGCGATGAAACGCCGGAACTTATGCCCGCCCCGATCATGTATGCCCATACTCTGCTGCGGCGTGCGGCGAAACTCCGCAAAGATAAAATCCTTGATTGGCTTCGCCCCGACTCAAAAAGCCAAGTTACGGTTGAATATGAAGGTTACAGACCCGTGCGTATCGATACGGTTGTAATCTCTCATCAGCACAGCCCCGACGTTCCTTATGACGTGATAAAAGACAGCGTCATCAAAAACATTATAGAACCTGTTTTGGAACCCACAGGCCTGCTGGATAAAAACACAAAGTATTTTGTAAATCCCACGGGGCGGTTTGTCGTCGGGGGCCCTTCCGGAGACACAGGGCTTACCGGCAGAAAGATAATTGTAGATACCTACGGCGGAATGGGGCGGCACGGCGGCGGAGCTTTCAGCGGTAAAGATCCTTCAAAAGTAGACCGCTCGGCGTCATATATGGCGCGCTACATTGCAAAAAACATCGTAGCTGCGGAACTTGCTTCCCGCTGTGAAGTCCAGCTTGCTTATGCGATCGGAGTGCCGTTTCCCGTTTCCATAATGATAGATACTTTTGATACCGGAAAAGTGCCTAATCATATCATTTCCGCCGCAGTAAAGAAGCTGTTCGACTGTTCTCCTGCGGGAATCATAAAAACGCTTGATTTGAAAAAACCGATATACCTTCCGACAGCGGCCTACGGTCATTTCGGACGAAAAGAATTCAGCTGGGAAAGAACCGATAAGGCGGAAGCCTTAAAAAAGGCAGTTGGCGAAGCCCTATGA
- a CDS encoding isoamylase early set domain-containing protein: MALKKSFSKDKKTCVVTFIVTADAAQNAKTINLAGDFNSWSSTDTPLKKAADGSFSVKVTLEANQEYQFRYLIDGQKWENDWKADKYVPAPYSNSDNSVVVTSK; this comes from the coding sequence ATGGCTTTAAAGAAGAGTTTTTCTAAGGACAAGAAAACCTGCGTCGTTACTTTTATAGTGACGGCAGATGCGGCTCAGAATGCAAAAACCATCAATCTTGCAGGCGATTTTAACAGCTGGAGCAGCACCGACACCCCGCTTAAAAAGGCTGCCGACGGTTCCTTTTCGGTAAAAGTTACCCTCGAAGCAAATCAAGAATATCAATTCCGTTACTTGATCGACGGGCAAAAATGGGAAAACGATTGGAAAGCCGACAAATACGTACCGGCCCCCTATTCGAATTCCGATAACTCCGTAGTAGTAACATCCAAGTAG